One part of the Sciurus carolinensis chromosome 4, mSciCar1.2, whole genome shotgun sequence genome encodes these proteins:
- the Foxm1 gene encoding LOW QUALITY PROTEIN: forkhead box protein M1 (The sequence of the model RefSeq protein was modified relative to this genomic sequence to represent the inferred CDS: inserted 9 bases in 8 codons) — MAELHNGQRRLAGPGERACGAPSRRRALNPGPTVPPHTHTALGSPSPAAGTPGCQPRQSPTPTSRQPPYPPGGATAAAPHSAQRSSRNAETRRRRLATLRHVTATLRRRQFQTAEQTESSGAGPHPRPRPGTPSPPGLPRGSHPSRTAGDPAGLARVRVRALARPQVGEATGGGAGIWRVHSCDSHGEVKAQIHNENQPRRPLILKRRRLPLPVQDAPRETPEEXPKRPPAQEKPSQAQASKEVQSXHSCKFPTGIKIINHPTMPNTQVVAIPNNADIQSIITALTAKGKESGSSGPNKFILISCGGASTHPLGPQLQSQTSNDXQRTEVITETLGPKPATRDANVLRPPGPTVGQRLESCAGGETAGCTLDNSLTNIQWLGKMSSDGLGSCSIKQEMEEKENCHLEQRQVKMEEPSGTSTSWQXSVSQRPPYSYMAMIQFAINSTERKRMTLKXIYTWIEDHFPYFKHIAKPGWKNSIRHNLSLHDMFVRETSANGKVSFWTIHPSANRYLTLDQVFKPLDPGSPQSPEHLESQQKRPNPELRRNVTIKTELPLGARRKMKPLLPRVSSYLVPIQFPVNQSLVLQPSVKVPLPLAASLMSSELARHSKRVRIAPKLLLADEGIAPLPTAGPVKEEKPLLAEGLLPLLPVQSIKEEEIQPTEDMPHLARPIKVESPPLEEWPSPCPSFKEELSHSWEDSSCSPTPRPKKSYSGLXSPARCVSEMLVIKRREKREMSRSRRKQHLQPPCLDEPELVFSEGPSTSQRATEAPLLTDPVSHLGCLQQEGGPFKTPIKETLPISSTPSKSILPRTPESWRLTPPAKAEGLDFSPVRTPQGAFGSLPDSLGLMDLSTTPLKSIPLFDSPPRAPHSEPFDLASDPFNSSSPSDPEIPKPXSPELQVPSLSAXRSLTEGLVLDTMNDSLSKILLDISFPGLEEDPLGPDNINWSQFIPELTVETGLDLALLFKLFTIPGIHVAGQSQGSVYPKPSEDSRQGPCCSS; from the exons ATGGCTGAACTACATAATG GGCAGCGTCGCCTGGCGGGACCAGGCGAACGCGCGTGCGGGGCGCCGAGCAGGCGAAGGGCGCTAAACCCGGGTCCCACCGTGCCCCCGCATACCCACACTGCCCTCGGCTCGCCCTCCCCGGCCGCGGGGACCCCCGGCTGCCAGCCCCGTCAGTCGCCCACCCCCACGAGCCGCCAGCCGCCTTACCCGCCCGGCGGGGCCACGGCCGCCGCTCCTCACAGCGCACAGCGTTCGAGCCGGAACGCGGAGACACGCCGGCGCCGATTGGCGACGCTCCGTCACGTGACCGCAACGCTCCGCCGGCGCCAATTTCAAACAGCGGAACAAACTGAAAGCTCCGGTGCCGGACCCCACCCCCGGCCCCGGCCCGGGACCCCCTCCCCTCCCGGGCTCCCCCGGGGCTCCCACCCCTCCCGCACCGCCGGGGACCCGGCCGGCCTGGCGCGAGTCCGTGTCCGGGCCCTGGCCCGGCCCCAGGTTGGAGAAGCCACAGGCGGCGGCGCTGGGATCTGGAG GGTCCATTCTTGTGATTCTCATGGAGAGGTGAAAGCACAGATTCATAATGAAAACCAGCCCCGGCGGCCACTGATTCTCAAAAGACGAAGGCTGCCCCTTCCTGTTCAAGATGCCCCACGTGAAACACCAGAGG CACCTAAGAGACCTCCTGCCCAAGAGAAGCCTAGTCAAGCACAGGCCTCCAAAGAGGTGCAGAG CCACTCTTGCAAGTTTCCAACTGGGATCAAGATTATTAATCACCCTACCATGCCCAACACACAAGTGGTGGCCATCCCCAACAATGCTGATATCCAAAGCATCATCACAGCGTTGACCGCCAAAGGAAAGGAGAGTGGCAGCAGTGGGCCCAACAAATTCATCCTTATCAGCTGTGGAGGAGCCTCAACTCATCCTTTAGGACCCCAGCTTCAGTCCCAGACCAGCAATG TCCAGAGGACAGAAGTAATTACAGAGACTTTGGGACCAAAGCCTGCAACTAGGGATGCAAATGTTCTCAGACCACCTGGACCCACTGTGGGGCAGAGACTGGAGAGCTGTG CTGGTGGTGAGACAGCAGGCTGCACTCTGGACAACAGCTTAACCAACATCCAGTGGCTTGGAAAGATGAGTTCTGATGGACTGGGCTCCTGTAGCATCAAGCAAGagatggaggaaaaagagaattGTCACCTGGAGCAGCGTCAGGTTAAG ATGGAGGAGCCCTCAGGAACATCAACATCCTGGC GATCTGTGTCTCAGCGGCCACCGTACTCTTACATGGCCATGATACAATTCGCCATCAACAGCACTGAGAGGAAGCGCATGACCTTGA GAATCTATACGTGGATCGAGGACCACTTCCCCTATTTTAAGCACATTGCCAAGCCAGGCTGGAAG AATTCTATTCGCCACAATCTTTCCCTCCATGACATGTTTGTTCGGGAGACATCTGCCAATGGCAAGGTCTCCTTTTGGACCATTCACCCCAGTGCCAATCGCTACTTGACATTGGACCAGGTGTTTAAG CCACTGGACCCAGGGTCTCCACAATCGCCCGAGCACTTGGAATCA CAGCAGAAGCGACCCAATCCTGAGCTCCGCCGGAATGTAACCATCAAAACTGAACTCCCACTGGGTGCAC GGCGGAAGATGAAGCCTCTACTACCACGGGTCAGCTCATATCTGGTGCCCATCCAGTTCCCAGTGAACCAGTCACTGGTGCTGCAGCCCTCAGTGAAGGTGCCATTGCCCCTGGCAGCTTCACTCATGAGCTCAGAACTTGCCCGTCATAGCAAACGAGTCCGCATTGCCCCCAAG CTGCTACTAGCTGATGAGGGCATAGCCCCTCTTCCCACTGCGGGACCAGTGAAGGAGGAGAAACCCCTGCTTGCAGAAGGGCTGTTGCCTTTGCTTCCAGTTCAGTCCATCAAGGAGGAGGAAATCCAACCTACAGAGGACATGCCACATTTAGCAAGACCCATTAAAGTGGAGAGCCCTCCCTTGGAAGAGTGGCCCTCCCCATGCCCATCATTCAAAGAGGAACTGTCTCACTCCTGGGAGGATTCTTCCTGCTCTCCCACCCCAAGGCCCAAGAAGTCCTACAGTGGGC AGTCCCCAGCCCGATGTGTCTCAGAAATGCTCGTGATTAAAcgaagggagaaaagagagatgaGCCGGTCTCGAAGGAAACAGCACCTGCAGCCTCCCTGTCTGGATGAGCCCGAGCTGGTCTTCTCAGAGGGCCCCAGCACATCCCAACGAGCTACTGAGGCCCCTCTCCTGACAGACCCTGTCTCCCACCTTGGTTGTCTCCAGCAGGAAGGAGGACCTTTCAAGACCCCCATTAAGGAGACTCTGCCCATCTCCTCTACCCCAAGCAAATCTATCCTCCCCAGAACCCCTGAATCCTGGAGGCTCACACCCCCAGCCAAAGCAGAAGGTCTTGATTTCAGCCCAGTACGAACCCCCCAGGGCGCCTTCGGCTCCCTGCCTGACTCCCTGGGGCTGATGGATCTGAGCACCACACCACTGAAAAGCATTCCCCTCTTTGACTCACCCCCGAGAGCTCCTCATTCAGAACCCTTTGACCTTGCCTCTGACCCCTTTAACAGCTCTTCCCCCTCTGATCCAGAAATTCCCAAGC GTTCCCCAGAGCTACAGGTTCCCAGCCTTTCAG ACCGTTCTCTGACTGAAGGTCTGGTTCTGGATACAATGAATGACAGCCTAAGCAAGATCCTGCTGGATATCAGCTTTCCTGGCCTGGAGGAGGACCCACTGGGCCCTGACAACATCAACTGGTCTCAGTTCATTCCTGAACTAACGGTAGAGACTGGACTTGACCTTGCCTTACTGTTCAAGCTGTTCACTATTCCAGGCATTCATGTGGCTGGGCAGTCCCAAGGCTCAGTGTACCCCAAGCCCTCTGAGGACAGCAGGCAGGGACCATGCTGCTCCTCATAG